From a region of the Balaenoptera musculus isolate JJ_BM4_2016_0621 chromosome 15, mBalMus1.pri.v3, whole genome shotgun sequence genome:
- the GFRA4 gene encoding GDNF family receptor alpha-4, with product MASCLAPALLLLLLLGSPTNVAPNRCVDAADACTADARCQRLRTAYVVQCLGRAAPGGCPRARCRRALRRFFARGPPELTHALLFCPCGGPACAERRRQTFVPSCAFSGPEPAPPSCLAPLDACEHSRVCRPRLLAFQASCAPVPSNPDGCLRDQVPSCLRAYAGLVGTAVTPNYVDNGSARVAPWCDCGASGNRREECEVFRGLFTRNRCLDRAIQAFDGGWPSVLHDQLDPHQDPEHSLLQVSSADASLEGSSMLSMLPVLALQPLL from the exons ATGGCCAGCTGCTTGGCACCCGCGTTGCTGCTACTACTGCTTCTAG GGTCACCGACCAATGTCGCACCGAACCGATGCGTGGACGCGGCCGACGCGTGCACCGCGGATGCGCGATGCCAGCGGTTGCGCACCGCGTACGTGGTGCAGTGCCTGGGTCGGGCCGCGCCGGGGGGCTGCCCCCGCGCCCGCTGCCGCCGCGCCCTGCGCCGCTTCTTCGCCCGCGGGCCGCCCGAGCTTACCCACGCGCTGCTCTTCTGCCCGTGCGGCGGCCCCGCATGCGCCGAGCGCCGGCGCCAGACCTTCGTGCCCTCCTGCGCCTTCTCGGGGCCTGAACCGGCCCCGCCCTCCTGCCTCGCGCCCTTAGACGCCTGCGAGCACAGCCGGGTCTGCAG GCCCCGCCTCCTGGCCTTCCAAGCCTCCTGCGCGCCCGTCCCCAGCAACCCGGACGGCTGCCTTCGAGACCAGGTCCCCAGCTGCCTGCGCGCCTACGCCGGCCTCGTGG GCACCGCCGTCACCCCCAACTACGTGGACAACGGAAGCGCGCGCGTGGCGCCCTGGTGCGACTGCGGAGCCAGCGGAAACCGGCGCGAGGAGTGCGAAGTCTTCCGGGGGCTCTTTACAAGGAACCGCTGCTTGG ATAGAGCCATACAGGCCTTTGACGGTGGGTGGCCCTCAGTCCTACACGACCAGCTGGACCCCCACCAGGACCCTGAGCACAGCCTCCTACAG GTGTCCTCTGCAGATGCGTCCCTGGAGGGGAGCTCCATGCTCTCCATGCTCCCTGTTCTGGCTCTCCAGCCCCTGCTCTGA
- the ADAM33 gene encoding disintegrin and metalloproteinase domain-containing protein 33 isoform X1: MRPGYRSARGSPALGLLLLLRLPWPVWGAEAFQGNTPGEPVILHWVLDGRPWRMVTLEQPVSKLEVGLVALKAEGQELLLELEKNHRLLAPGYTETHYSPDGQPVVLFPNHTDHCHYHGRVRGFLDSWVVLSICSGMRGLITLSSNTSYYVHPWPAGDSKDFLTHKIFRTEQLLSWKGACGYRDPGDKRDMASLSCDTQIRERRESLGSPRYLELYIVADHTLFLTQHRNLNHTKQRLLEVASYVDQILRTLDIQVALTGLEVWTEEDQSRVTPDANATLWAFLQWRQGLWARQPHDSAQLLTGRAFQGATVGLAPVEGMCRAESSGGVSTDHSELPIGAAATMAHEIGHSLGLSHDPDGCCVEAAAEQGGCVMAAATRHPFPRVFSACSRRQLRAFFRKGGGACLSNAPDSGLLVPRAYCGNGFVEEGEECDCGAGQECPDSCCLAHNCSLRAGAQCTHGDCCAHCLLKPAGAPCRRSAGDCDLPEFCTGASPYCPPDIYLLDGSPCARGRGYCRDGACPTLEHQCQQLWGPGSRPAPEACFQVVNSAGDAHGNCGQQGDSSFLPCAQSDAQCGKLQCQGGEQSALAPHMVPVDSTIPLGSRQVTCKGAFVLPGTHLDLPDLGLVESGTQCGPRMVCQERRCQNTTFRELDLCLTACHGHGTLRTLPEPNSHLEKPVPHGPACTPKGRWEGGTCLTGALPLVVLSSVCCPAWPAAWHPRCCYYCF, translated from the exons ATGCGCCCGGGGTATCGGAGCGCTCGAGGGTCGCCGGCGTtggggctgctgctgctactgcgaCTACCGTGGCCGGTGTGGGGGGCTGAGGCGTTTCAAG GAAACACCCCTGGAGAGCCAGTCATCCTGCACTGGGTTCTGGATGGACGACCCTGGCGCATGGTCACCCTGGAGCAGCCG GTCTCGAAGCTAGAAGTGGGGCTAGTGGCCTTGAAGGCTGAAGGCCAGGAGCTCCTGCTAGAGCTGGAGAAGAATCA CAGGCTGCTGGCTCCAGGATACACAGAAACCCACTACAGCCCAGATGGGCAGCCAGTAGTGCTGTTCCCCAACCACACG GATCATTGCCACTACCATGGGCGTGTGAGGGGCTTCCTGGACTCCTGGGTAGTCCTCAGCATCTGCTCTGGGATGAG GGGCCTGATCACACTCAGCAGCAATACCAGCTATTATGTGCATCCCTGGCCAGCTGGGGACTCCAAAGACTTCTTGACCCACAAGATCTTCCGGACGGAGCAGCTACTCAGCTGGAAAGGGGCCTGTGGCTACAGGGACCCAGGGGACAAAAGGGACATGGCCAGCCTTTCGTGTGACACCCAGATCAGG GAGAGGCGGGAGTCCCTGGGGAGCCCGAGGTATCTGGAGCTGTACATAGTGGCGGATCACACTCTG TTCTTGACCCAGCACCGGAACTTGAACCACACCAAACAGCGTCTTCTGGAGGTCGCCAGCTATGTGGATCAG ATTCTCAGGACTCTGGACATTCAGGTGGCGCTGACCGGCCTGGAAGTGTGGACCGAGGAGGACCAGAGCCGCGTCACGCCAGACGCGAACGCCACGCTCTGGGCCTTCCTGCAGTGGCGCCAGGGACTGTGGGCACGGCAGCCACACGACTCGGCTCAGCTGCTCAC GGGCCGCGCCTTCCAGGGCGCCACCGTGGGCCTGGCGCCGGTCGAGGGCATGTGCCGCGCGGAGAGCTCTGGAGGCGTGAGCACC GACCACTCGGAGCTCCCCATTGGTGCTGCAGCCACCATGGCCCACGAGATAGGCCACAGCCTCGGCCTCAGCCACGACCCCGACGGCTGCTGCGTGGAGGCAGCGGCGGAGCAGGGCGGCTGCGTGATGGCCGCAGCTACCCG GCACCCGTTCCCGCGAGTGTTTAGCGCCTGCAGCCGCCGCCAGCTGCGCGCCTTCTTCAGGAAGGGAGGAGGCGCGTGCCTCTCCAACGCGCCGGACTCCGGGCTCCTGGTGCCCCGGGCGTACTGCGGGAATGGCTTCGTGGAAGAGGGCGAGGAGTGCGACTGCGGCGCCGGCCAG GAGTGCCCGGACTCCTGCTGCCTTGCCCACAACTGCTCGCTGCGTGCGGGGGCCCAGTGCACCCACGGGGACTGCTGCGCACACTGCCTG CTGAAGCCGGCGGGTGCGCCTTGCCGCCGGTCTGCGGGCGACTGTGACCTCCCTGAATTCTGCACGGGCGCCTCCCCCTATTGCCCCCCAGACATTTACCTACTGGACGGCTCGCCCTGCGCCAGAGGCCGCGGCTACTGCCGGGACGGCGCGTGTCCCACGCTGGAGCATCAGTGCCAGCAGCTCTGGGGGCCTG GCTCCCGCCCAGCCCCGGAGGCCTGTTTCCAGGTAGTGAACTCTGCGGGAGACGCCCATGGGAACTGCGGCCAGCAGGGCGACAGCAGCTTCTTGCCCTGTGCGCAGAG CGATGCGCAGTGTGGGAAACTGCAGTGCCAGGGCGGGGAGCAGAGCGCACTGGCGCCACACATGGTGCCGGTGGACTCCACCATACCCCTAGGCAGCCGCCAGGTGACCTGCAAGGGAGCTTTCGTGCTGCCCGGCACCCACCTGGACCTGCCTGATTTGGGCCTGGTTGAGTCAGGCACCCAGTGTGGACCTAGAATG GTGTGCCAGGAAAGGCGCTGCCAGAACACTACCTTCCGAGAGCTGGACCTCTGCCTGACCGCCTGCCATGGTCACGGG ACCTTGAGAACTCTGCCAGAGCCCAACAGCCACCTTGAGAAGCCTGTGCCCCATGGCCCTGCTTGTACCCCCAAG GGGCGCTGGGAAGGAGGCACCTGTCTGACTGGGGCTCTGCCTCTGGTCGTCCTCTCCTCTGTTTGCTGCCCAGCATGGCCAGCTGCTTGGCACCCGCGTTGCTGCTACTACTGCTTCTAG
- the ADAM33 gene encoding disintegrin and metalloproteinase domain-containing protein 33 isoform X3, whose product MRPGYRSARGSPALGLLLLLRLPWPVWGAEAFQGNTPGEPVILHWVLDGRPWRMVTLEQPVSKLEVGLVALKAEGQELLLELEKNHRLLAPGYTETHYSPDGQPVVLFPNHTDHCHYHGRVRGFLDSWVVLSICSGMRGLITLSSNTSYYVHPWPAGDSKDFLTHKIFRTEQLLSWKGACGYRDPGDKRDMASLSCDTQIRERRESLGSPRYLELYIVADHTLFLTQHRNLNHTKQRLLEVASYVDQILRTLDIQVALTGLEVWTEEDQSRVTPDANATLWAFLQWRQGLWARQPHDSAQLLTGRAFQGATVGLAPVEGMCRAESSGGVSTDHSELPIGAAATMAHEIGHSLGLSHDPDGCCVEAAAEQGGCVMAAATRHPFPRVFSACSRRQLRAFFRKGGGACLSNAPDSGLLVPRAYCGNGFVEEGEECDCGAGQECPDSCCLAHNCSLRAGAQCTHGDCCAHCLLKPAGAPCRRSAGDCDLPEFCTGASPYCPPDIYLLDGSPCARGRGYCRDGACPTLEHQCQQLWGPGSRPAPEACFQVVNSAGDAHGNCGQQGDSSFLPCAQSDAQCGKLQCQGGEQSALAPHMVPVDSTIPLGSRQVTCKGAFVLPGTHLDLPDLGLVESGTQCGPRMVCQERRCQNTTFRELDLCLTACHGHGTLRTLPEPNSHLEKPVPHGPACTPKVESKSQDPVSGEK is encoded by the exons ATGCGCCCGGGGTATCGGAGCGCTCGAGGGTCGCCGGCGTtggggctgctgctgctactgcgaCTACCGTGGCCGGTGTGGGGGGCTGAGGCGTTTCAAG GAAACACCCCTGGAGAGCCAGTCATCCTGCACTGGGTTCTGGATGGACGACCCTGGCGCATGGTCACCCTGGAGCAGCCG GTCTCGAAGCTAGAAGTGGGGCTAGTGGCCTTGAAGGCTGAAGGCCAGGAGCTCCTGCTAGAGCTGGAGAAGAATCA CAGGCTGCTGGCTCCAGGATACACAGAAACCCACTACAGCCCAGATGGGCAGCCAGTAGTGCTGTTCCCCAACCACACG GATCATTGCCACTACCATGGGCGTGTGAGGGGCTTCCTGGACTCCTGGGTAGTCCTCAGCATCTGCTCTGGGATGAG GGGCCTGATCACACTCAGCAGCAATACCAGCTATTATGTGCATCCCTGGCCAGCTGGGGACTCCAAAGACTTCTTGACCCACAAGATCTTCCGGACGGAGCAGCTACTCAGCTGGAAAGGGGCCTGTGGCTACAGGGACCCAGGGGACAAAAGGGACATGGCCAGCCTTTCGTGTGACACCCAGATCAGG GAGAGGCGGGAGTCCCTGGGGAGCCCGAGGTATCTGGAGCTGTACATAGTGGCGGATCACACTCTG TTCTTGACCCAGCACCGGAACTTGAACCACACCAAACAGCGTCTTCTGGAGGTCGCCAGCTATGTGGATCAG ATTCTCAGGACTCTGGACATTCAGGTGGCGCTGACCGGCCTGGAAGTGTGGACCGAGGAGGACCAGAGCCGCGTCACGCCAGACGCGAACGCCACGCTCTGGGCCTTCCTGCAGTGGCGCCAGGGACTGTGGGCACGGCAGCCACACGACTCGGCTCAGCTGCTCAC GGGCCGCGCCTTCCAGGGCGCCACCGTGGGCCTGGCGCCGGTCGAGGGCATGTGCCGCGCGGAGAGCTCTGGAGGCGTGAGCACC GACCACTCGGAGCTCCCCATTGGTGCTGCAGCCACCATGGCCCACGAGATAGGCCACAGCCTCGGCCTCAGCCACGACCCCGACGGCTGCTGCGTGGAGGCAGCGGCGGAGCAGGGCGGCTGCGTGATGGCCGCAGCTACCCG GCACCCGTTCCCGCGAGTGTTTAGCGCCTGCAGCCGCCGCCAGCTGCGCGCCTTCTTCAGGAAGGGAGGAGGCGCGTGCCTCTCCAACGCGCCGGACTCCGGGCTCCTGGTGCCCCGGGCGTACTGCGGGAATGGCTTCGTGGAAGAGGGCGAGGAGTGCGACTGCGGCGCCGGCCAG GAGTGCCCGGACTCCTGCTGCCTTGCCCACAACTGCTCGCTGCGTGCGGGGGCCCAGTGCACCCACGGGGACTGCTGCGCACACTGCCTG CTGAAGCCGGCGGGTGCGCCTTGCCGCCGGTCTGCGGGCGACTGTGACCTCCCTGAATTCTGCACGGGCGCCTCCCCCTATTGCCCCCCAGACATTTACCTACTGGACGGCTCGCCCTGCGCCAGAGGCCGCGGCTACTGCCGGGACGGCGCGTGTCCCACGCTGGAGCATCAGTGCCAGCAGCTCTGGGGGCCTG GCTCCCGCCCAGCCCCGGAGGCCTGTTTCCAGGTAGTGAACTCTGCGGGAGACGCCCATGGGAACTGCGGCCAGCAGGGCGACAGCAGCTTCTTGCCCTGTGCGCAGAG CGATGCGCAGTGTGGGAAACTGCAGTGCCAGGGCGGGGAGCAGAGCGCACTGGCGCCACACATGGTGCCGGTGGACTCCACCATACCCCTAGGCAGCCGCCAGGTGACCTGCAAGGGAGCTTTCGTGCTGCCCGGCACCCACCTGGACCTGCCTGATTTGGGCCTGGTTGAGTCAGGCACCCAGTGTGGACCTAGAATG GTGTGCCAGGAAAGGCGCTGCCAGAACACTACCTTCCGAGAGCTGGACCTCTGCCTGACCGCCTGCCATGGTCACGGG ACCTTGAGAACTCTGCCAGAGCCCAACAGCCACCTTGAGAAGCCTGTGCCCCATGGCCCTGCTTGTACCCCCAAG GTAGAGTCCAAAAGCCAAGATCCTGTCTCTGGTGAAAAGTGA
- the ADAM33 gene encoding disintegrin and metalloproteinase domain-containing protein 33 isoform X2: protein MRPGYRSARGSPALGLLLLLRLPWPVWGAEAFQGNTPGEPVILHWVLDGRPWRMVTLEQPVSKLEVGLVALKAEGQELLLELEKNHRLLAPGYTETHYSPDGQPVVLFPNHTDHCHYHGRVRGFLDSWVVLSICSGMRGLITLSSNTSYYVHPWPAGDSKDFLTHKIFRTEQLLSWKGACGYRDPGDKRDMASLSCDTQIRERRESLGSPRYLELYIVADHTLFLTQHRNLNHTKQRLLEVASYVDQILRTLDIQVALTGLEVWTEEDQSRVTPDANATLWAFLQWRQGLWARQPHDSAQLLTGRAFQGATVGLAPVEGMCRAESSGGVSTDHSELPIGAAATMAHEIGHSLGLSHDPDGCCVEAAAEQGGCVMAAATRHPFPRVFSACSRRQLRAFFRKGGGACLSNAPDSGLLVPRAYCGNGFVEEGEECDCGAGQECPDSCCLAHNCSLRAGAQCTHGDCCAHCLLKPAGAPCRRSAGDCDLPEFCTGASPYCPPDIYLLDGSPCARGRGYCRDGACPTLEHQCQQLWGPGSRPAPEACFQVVNSAGDAHGNCGQQGDSSFLPCAQSDAQCGKLQCQGGEQSALAPHMVPVDSTIPLGSRQVTCKGAFVLPGTHLDLPDLGLVESGTQCGPRMVCQERRCQNTTFRELDLCLTACHGHGTLRTLPEPNSHLEKPVPHGPACTPKQVESKSQDPVSGEK from the exons ATGCGCCCGGGGTATCGGAGCGCTCGAGGGTCGCCGGCGTtggggctgctgctgctactgcgaCTACCGTGGCCGGTGTGGGGGGCTGAGGCGTTTCAAG GAAACACCCCTGGAGAGCCAGTCATCCTGCACTGGGTTCTGGATGGACGACCCTGGCGCATGGTCACCCTGGAGCAGCCG GTCTCGAAGCTAGAAGTGGGGCTAGTGGCCTTGAAGGCTGAAGGCCAGGAGCTCCTGCTAGAGCTGGAGAAGAATCA CAGGCTGCTGGCTCCAGGATACACAGAAACCCACTACAGCCCAGATGGGCAGCCAGTAGTGCTGTTCCCCAACCACACG GATCATTGCCACTACCATGGGCGTGTGAGGGGCTTCCTGGACTCCTGGGTAGTCCTCAGCATCTGCTCTGGGATGAG GGGCCTGATCACACTCAGCAGCAATACCAGCTATTATGTGCATCCCTGGCCAGCTGGGGACTCCAAAGACTTCTTGACCCACAAGATCTTCCGGACGGAGCAGCTACTCAGCTGGAAAGGGGCCTGTGGCTACAGGGACCCAGGGGACAAAAGGGACATGGCCAGCCTTTCGTGTGACACCCAGATCAGG GAGAGGCGGGAGTCCCTGGGGAGCCCGAGGTATCTGGAGCTGTACATAGTGGCGGATCACACTCTG TTCTTGACCCAGCACCGGAACTTGAACCACACCAAACAGCGTCTTCTGGAGGTCGCCAGCTATGTGGATCAG ATTCTCAGGACTCTGGACATTCAGGTGGCGCTGACCGGCCTGGAAGTGTGGACCGAGGAGGACCAGAGCCGCGTCACGCCAGACGCGAACGCCACGCTCTGGGCCTTCCTGCAGTGGCGCCAGGGACTGTGGGCACGGCAGCCACACGACTCGGCTCAGCTGCTCAC GGGCCGCGCCTTCCAGGGCGCCACCGTGGGCCTGGCGCCGGTCGAGGGCATGTGCCGCGCGGAGAGCTCTGGAGGCGTGAGCACC GACCACTCGGAGCTCCCCATTGGTGCTGCAGCCACCATGGCCCACGAGATAGGCCACAGCCTCGGCCTCAGCCACGACCCCGACGGCTGCTGCGTGGAGGCAGCGGCGGAGCAGGGCGGCTGCGTGATGGCCGCAGCTACCCG GCACCCGTTCCCGCGAGTGTTTAGCGCCTGCAGCCGCCGCCAGCTGCGCGCCTTCTTCAGGAAGGGAGGAGGCGCGTGCCTCTCCAACGCGCCGGACTCCGGGCTCCTGGTGCCCCGGGCGTACTGCGGGAATGGCTTCGTGGAAGAGGGCGAGGAGTGCGACTGCGGCGCCGGCCAG GAGTGCCCGGACTCCTGCTGCCTTGCCCACAACTGCTCGCTGCGTGCGGGGGCCCAGTGCACCCACGGGGACTGCTGCGCACACTGCCTG CTGAAGCCGGCGGGTGCGCCTTGCCGCCGGTCTGCGGGCGACTGTGACCTCCCTGAATTCTGCACGGGCGCCTCCCCCTATTGCCCCCCAGACATTTACCTACTGGACGGCTCGCCCTGCGCCAGAGGCCGCGGCTACTGCCGGGACGGCGCGTGTCCCACGCTGGAGCATCAGTGCCAGCAGCTCTGGGGGCCTG GCTCCCGCCCAGCCCCGGAGGCCTGTTTCCAGGTAGTGAACTCTGCGGGAGACGCCCATGGGAACTGCGGCCAGCAGGGCGACAGCAGCTTCTTGCCCTGTGCGCAGAG CGATGCGCAGTGTGGGAAACTGCAGTGCCAGGGCGGGGAGCAGAGCGCACTGGCGCCACACATGGTGCCGGTGGACTCCACCATACCCCTAGGCAGCCGCCAGGTGACCTGCAAGGGAGCTTTCGTGCTGCCCGGCACCCACCTGGACCTGCCTGATTTGGGCCTGGTTGAGTCAGGCACCCAGTGTGGACCTAGAATG GTGTGCCAGGAAAGGCGCTGCCAGAACACTACCTTCCGAGAGCTGGACCTCTGCCTGACCGCCTGCCATGGTCACGGG ACCTTGAGAACTCTGCCAGAGCCCAACAGCCACCTTGAGAAGCCTGTGCCCCATGGCCCTGCTTGTACCCCCAAG CAGGTAGAGTCCAAAAGCCAAGATCCTGTCTCTGGTGAAAAGTGA
- the ADAM33 gene encoding disintegrin and metalloproteinase domain-containing protein 33 isoform X4 translates to MRPGYRSARGSPALGLLLLLRLPWPVWGAEAFQGNTPGEPVILHWVLDGRPWRMVTLEQPVSKLEVGLVALKAEGQELLLELEKNHRLLAPGYTETHYSPDGQPVVLFPNHTDHCHYHGRVRGFLDSWVVLSICSGMRGLITLSSNTSYYVHPWPAGDSKDFLTHKIFRTEQLLSWKGACGYRDPGDKRDMASLSCDTQIRERRESLGSPRYLELYIVADHTLFLTQHRNLNHTKQRLLEVASYVDQILRTLDIQVALTGLEVWTEEDQSRVTPDANATLWAFLQWRQGLWARQPHDSAQLLTGRAFQGATVGLAPVEGMCRAESSGGVSTDHSELPIGAAATMAHEIGHSLGLSHDPDGCCVEAAAEQGGCVMAAATRHPFPRVFSACSRRQLRAFFRKGGGACLSNAPDSGLLVPRAYCGNGFVEEGEECDCGAGQECPDSCCLAHNCSLRAGAQCTHGDCCAHCLLKPAGAPCRRSAGDCDLPEFCTGASPYCPPDIYLLDGSPCARGRGYCRDGACPTLEHQCQQLWGPGSRPAPEACFQVVNSAGDAHGNCGQQGDSSFLPCAQSDAQCGKLQCQGGEQSALAPHMVPVDSTIPLGSRQVTCKGAFVLPGTHLDLPDLGLVESGTQCGPRMVCQERRCQNTTFRELDLCLTACHGHGVCNSNHNCHCALGWAPPSCDKPGFGGSVDSGPMQSENQDTFTLAVILSFLLPLLPGAGLAWCCCRYPELRLQQCLWGSRRDPTCSGPKDVPCRGHPLGSVHPIELDLTATAEPRPLGA, encoded by the exons ATGCGCCCGGGGTATCGGAGCGCTCGAGGGTCGCCGGCGTtggggctgctgctgctactgcgaCTACCGTGGCCGGTGTGGGGGGCTGAGGCGTTTCAAG GAAACACCCCTGGAGAGCCAGTCATCCTGCACTGGGTTCTGGATGGACGACCCTGGCGCATGGTCACCCTGGAGCAGCCG GTCTCGAAGCTAGAAGTGGGGCTAGTGGCCTTGAAGGCTGAAGGCCAGGAGCTCCTGCTAGAGCTGGAGAAGAATCA CAGGCTGCTGGCTCCAGGATACACAGAAACCCACTACAGCCCAGATGGGCAGCCAGTAGTGCTGTTCCCCAACCACACG GATCATTGCCACTACCATGGGCGTGTGAGGGGCTTCCTGGACTCCTGGGTAGTCCTCAGCATCTGCTCTGGGATGAG GGGCCTGATCACACTCAGCAGCAATACCAGCTATTATGTGCATCCCTGGCCAGCTGGGGACTCCAAAGACTTCTTGACCCACAAGATCTTCCGGACGGAGCAGCTACTCAGCTGGAAAGGGGCCTGTGGCTACAGGGACCCAGGGGACAAAAGGGACATGGCCAGCCTTTCGTGTGACACCCAGATCAGG GAGAGGCGGGAGTCCCTGGGGAGCCCGAGGTATCTGGAGCTGTACATAGTGGCGGATCACACTCTG TTCTTGACCCAGCACCGGAACTTGAACCACACCAAACAGCGTCTTCTGGAGGTCGCCAGCTATGTGGATCAG ATTCTCAGGACTCTGGACATTCAGGTGGCGCTGACCGGCCTGGAAGTGTGGACCGAGGAGGACCAGAGCCGCGTCACGCCAGACGCGAACGCCACGCTCTGGGCCTTCCTGCAGTGGCGCCAGGGACTGTGGGCACGGCAGCCACACGACTCGGCTCAGCTGCTCAC GGGCCGCGCCTTCCAGGGCGCCACCGTGGGCCTGGCGCCGGTCGAGGGCATGTGCCGCGCGGAGAGCTCTGGAGGCGTGAGCACC GACCACTCGGAGCTCCCCATTGGTGCTGCAGCCACCATGGCCCACGAGATAGGCCACAGCCTCGGCCTCAGCCACGACCCCGACGGCTGCTGCGTGGAGGCAGCGGCGGAGCAGGGCGGCTGCGTGATGGCCGCAGCTACCCG GCACCCGTTCCCGCGAGTGTTTAGCGCCTGCAGCCGCCGCCAGCTGCGCGCCTTCTTCAGGAAGGGAGGAGGCGCGTGCCTCTCCAACGCGCCGGACTCCGGGCTCCTGGTGCCCCGGGCGTACTGCGGGAATGGCTTCGTGGAAGAGGGCGAGGAGTGCGACTGCGGCGCCGGCCAG GAGTGCCCGGACTCCTGCTGCCTTGCCCACAACTGCTCGCTGCGTGCGGGGGCCCAGTGCACCCACGGGGACTGCTGCGCACACTGCCTG CTGAAGCCGGCGGGTGCGCCTTGCCGCCGGTCTGCGGGCGACTGTGACCTCCCTGAATTCTGCACGGGCGCCTCCCCCTATTGCCCCCCAGACATTTACCTACTGGACGGCTCGCCCTGCGCCAGAGGCCGCGGCTACTGCCGGGACGGCGCGTGTCCCACGCTGGAGCATCAGTGCCAGCAGCTCTGGGGGCCTG GCTCCCGCCCAGCCCCGGAGGCCTGTTTCCAGGTAGTGAACTCTGCGGGAGACGCCCATGGGAACTGCGGCCAGCAGGGCGACAGCAGCTTCTTGCCCTGTGCGCAGAG CGATGCGCAGTGTGGGAAACTGCAGTGCCAGGGCGGGGAGCAGAGCGCACTGGCGCCACACATGGTGCCGGTGGACTCCACCATACCCCTAGGCAGCCGCCAGGTGACCTGCAAGGGAGCTTTCGTGCTGCCCGGCACCCACCTGGACCTGCCTGATTTGGGCCTGGTTGAGTCAGGCACCCAGTGTGGACCTAGAATG GTGTGCCAGGAAAGGCGCTGCCAGAACACTACCTTCCGAGAGCTGGACCTCTGCCTGACCGCCTGCCATGGTCACGGG GTTTGCAATAGTAACCATAATTGCCACTGTGCTCTGGGCTGGGCTCCGCCTTCCTGTGACAAGCCAGGGTTTGGTGGTAGTGTGGACAGCGGTCCTATGCAGTCTGAAA ACCAGGACACCTTCACGCTGGCGGTGATCCTTAGTTTTCTGCTGCCTCTACTTCCTGGGGCTGGCCTGGCCTGGTGCTGCTGCCGGTACCCGGAACTCCGTCTCCAACAATGCCTTTGGGGCTCAAGGAGGGACCCCACGTGCAGTGG ACCCAAAGATGTCCCATGCAGGGGCCACCCCCTAGGCAGTGTTCACCCAATAGAGTTGGACCTGACAGCCACTGCAGAGCCCCGGCCCCTGGGTGCATGA
- the LOC118881242 gene encoding signal recognition particle 9 kDa protein, with protein sequence MPQYQTWEEFSRAAEKLYLADPMKARVVLKYRHSDGSLCIKVTDDLVCLVYRTDQAQDVKKIEKFHSQLMRLMVAKESRSVAMETD encoded by the coding sequence ATGCCGCAGTACCAGACCTGGGAGGAGTTCAGTCGCGCAGCGGAGAAGCTCTACCTCGCAGACCCTATGAAGGCACGTGTGGTTCTCAAATATAGGCATTCTGATGGGAGTTTGTGTATTAAAGTAACAGATGATTTAGTTTGTTTGGTATATAGAACAGACCAAGCTCAAGATGTAAAGAAGATTGAGAAATTCCACAGTCAACTAATGCGACTTATGGTGGCCAAGGAATCCCGCAGTGTTGCCATGGAAACGGACTGA